The genomic region CGCCCTGCAGCAGCACCTCGTACGCGATCACGGGCGTGAGCAGCCGCCACCGGCGGAGGGCCGCGGCGTCGAGGTGGCGCGCCCCGTAGAGGAGCCGGTTGCGGACGTTGTGGTAGTAGTACGTGCCCGACTTGGCCTGCCCCGCGCTCGCGTGGCCGGCGCTCTGCGTGCCGCCCTCGGCGTGCACGGCCACGGCCTCCTCCACGACGCTCAGGCGCCCGCCGGCCTCCACGACCTTGCGCGAGAGGTCCACGTCCTCCCAGTAGAGGAAGTAGTCGTCCGAGAAGCCGCCGACGCGGGTCCACAGCTCGTCGGTCACGAGCAGGCACGCGCCCGTCAGCCACGGTTCGACCGCGAGGCCGGGGTGCTGGGCGCGGCGGGCGGCGGAGCGGATCCGCCCGTCGGCGAGGTACAGGTCGGATCCGCGGAACCACGTGCTGCCGTCCGGCCGGAGGATGGTCGGGGCCGCGAGCGTGAGCGGATCCGCCGCCACGACGCCCCGCAGCACGGCGAGCTGGTCGGGCGCGATGGTCGCGTCCGGGTTGAGCAGCAGGAACTCGCGCGCGCCCGCCGCGCGGGCCGCGTCGACGCCGATGTTCATGCCCGTGCCGAAGCCCGTGTTGCCGTCCGGGTAGACGCCGTGCACGCGCGTCGACGGGTGCGCCGCGAGCTCCCGCACGCGCTCCCGCTCCGCGTCGGTCGTGCGGTTGTCGACGACCACGAGGAGCGCGTCGTCGAGCCGCTCGATCAGCGGCAGCACGTTCTCCCGCACGAGGTCGGCGGATCCGTAGTTGACGACCACGACGGCGAGGAGGGCGGGGCGGGGCATGGGCATCCGATCGATCGGGCGGGTGCGGCGGGTGCGGCGGGTGCCGCCGGGCAGGGGTCGCGCCGACGGGGCCGCCCTCGGGTGCGGGCGGGTGGTGGCATAGTCTATTTCCTCGACCGGTGACCCCGTGGTCGTGCCCGACGACCCGGCGCCGGTCATCCCGCTCAGGAGCGCCATGACCGTCCCCGCCCGTCCGCCCGGCCGCGACCTCGTCGTCCTCCAGTCGTCGCAGGCGCCGCGCCCCACGACGAACCCGTACATCGTGATGCTCGGCCGCGCGCTCGCGGCGACCCCCGGCGTCCGCCCGCTGCACTTCAGCTGGCGCACCGCGCTCACCCGCCGCTACGACGTGTTCCACGTGCACTGGCCCGAGATCCTCGTCGACGGGCACAGCCCGCTGAAGAAGGCGGTCCGCCAGGCGCTCACCGTCGTCCTCCTCGCGAAGCTGACGCTCGGCCGGATCCCGATCGTCCGCACCGTGCACAACCTCGAGCGGCCGCAGGGCATCAGCCGGCGCGAGTCGCTGCTGCTCGCGCTCCTGGAGCGGATGACGACGCTGCGCGTGCGCGTGAATCCGATCACGGAGATCCCGGCCGACCAGCCGCACGCCACGATCCTGCACGGCCACTACCGCGACTGGTTCCGCGACGAGCCGCGGGCCGACTCCGTGCCCGGCCGCCTCGGCTACGTGGGCCTGGTCCGCCGGTACAAGGGCGTCGAGCAGCTCGTCGCGGCGTTCCGCGGCGCGGGCGACGCGGGCGCCGACCTGTCGCTGCGCATCGGCGGCAACCCGTCGAGCGAGGAGCTCGCCGGCACGATCCGCGCGCTCGCCGGGGGCGACGACCGGATCCGCCTCGACCTCCGCTTCCAGTCCGACGCCGAGCTCGTGGACATCGTCACGTCGTCCGAGCTCGTCGTGCTGCCCTACCGCTTCATGCACAACTCGGGCGGCGCGCTCGCGGCCCTCTCGCTCGACCGGCCGGTGCTCGTGCCCGACAACGCCGTGAACCGCGCGCTCGCCGAGGAGGTCGGCCCGGGCTGGATCCACCTGTTCGACGGCGACCTGACCCCGGAGGAGCTGCTCCGCGCGACCGAGGCCGTGCGCACGGACGCGCGCGCGTCATCGCCCGACCTCGCCGGCCGCGACTGGGACCGGGCCGGCACCGCGCACGCGTCCGCGTACCGGCGCGCGCTCCGGATCCGCCGCGGGGTCGAGCGGGGCTGAGCCGCGGCCCACCCCCGCGTTCTGGGGCTGGATCGGCGCACGACGACGGATACGATCGGGACGGGAGCGCGTACCCGGCCTCCCGCCCGACACCCGAGCTCGCGGTGATCCGGCTGTCACCCGCAGCCGACCCGATCGCCACCCCCTCCTCGACCCGACGACGGAGCCCCATGCATTCCGCCCTGCCCGGCGACCCGCGCGATCCCCGCGACCCCGCCGCCGAACCCGCAGCGGCCGGCGCCTCCCGTGCCCTTGCCCCGGTCGGCGTGCCCGCGTCGCCCGCGTCCGCTCCCGGCCCGGAGACGCCGCCCGCCGCCACGCAGGGCCTCGGCGCCCGCGCGGCCCGTGGCGCCATCGTCACGATCGGCGCGCAGCTCGTCCGCATCCTCATCCAGGTCGCGTCGGTCGTCGTCCTCGCCCGGCTCCTCACGCCCACCGACTACGGCCTGCTCGCGATGGTGCTCGCGATCATCGGCGTCGGCGAGATCTTTCGCGACTTCGGCCTCTCCAACGCGGCCATCCAGGCGCGCGACCTCAGCCGCACCCAGCGCGACAACCTCTGGTGGATCAACGCCGGCATCGGCCTCGTGCTCGCCGCCCTCGTCTTCTGCGCCGCCTGGCCGCTCGCGGCGGTCTTCGGCCACGACGAGCTGATCCCCATCGCGCACGCCCTCAGCCTCACCTTCGTCTTCAACGGCCTCGCGACGCAGTACCGCGCGAGCCTCACCCGCAGCCTCCGCTTCCGCGCGCTCGCGACGGCGGACGTCACGGCGCCCGCGGTCGCGCTCCTCGTCGCCATCGTCGGCGCGCTCCTCGGCTGGGGCTACTGGGCGCTCGTCGCGCAGCAGCTCACGCAGACCCTCGTGCTGCTCGGTCTCGCGGTCGGCTTCGCCCGGTGGATCCCGCGCCTCCCGCGCCGCGGCGAGCCCATGGGACCGCTGCTGCGGTTCGGCTGGAACATGGTGTCCAGCCAGATGGTCGGCTACGTCAGCAACAACATCGACACGTTCCTCGTCGGCCTCCGCTTCGGCGCCGGGTCGCTCGGCATCTACAACCGCGCGTTCCAGCTGCTGATGACGCCGCTCGCGCAGATCCGCAGCCCGCTCACCACGGTCGCGATCCCGGTGCTCTCGCGCCTCGCCGACGAGCAGCGCCGCTTCGCCGACTACGTCGCCCGCGGCCAGCTCGCCCTCGGCTACACGCTGGGCGCGGGCCTCGGCCTCGTCGCGGCGACGGCCGCCCCGATCACCGCGGTGTTCCTCGGCCCGCAGTGGGACAGCGTCGCGCCGATCCTCCGCCTCCTCGCCATCGCCGGGATCTTCGACACCCTCGCCTTCGTCGGCTACTGGGTCTACGTGTCGCGGGGCCTCACGGGCGACCTCTTCCGCTTCTCGCTGCTGAGCGCCGTGATCAAGGTCACCTGCATCCTCGTCGGATCCTCCTTCGGCATCGTCGGCATCGCCGCCGGCTACGCCGCGGCCCCCGCCATCTGCTGGCCGATCTCCCTGTGGTGGCTGTCGCGCAAGGCGCCCATCCCGACGCGCCGGCTCTACATGGGCGCCCTCCGGATCATCGGCGTCGTGGGGACGGTCAGCGTCGCCACGGGTGCGCTCCTCGCCCTGGTCGACACCGGATCCGACGTGCTGCAGCTCCTCGCCGGCGTCGGCACGACCGCGGTGCTGTACGCGCTCGCGGTCGCCCTCGTCCCGGCCGTGCGCCGCGACGTCCGCGGGGTGCTCGACCTCGCGCGCGTGCTGCCGAAGGCACGCCGGGGGAGCGGCTCGGCGCCGACGCCCGCGCCGGCCGCCGCCGACGCCGCTGACGCCCCCGCCGATCCGGCCCGCGCCGTCGAGCCCACCGGCGCCCGCGTCACGTCCTAGCTGTACCCGGCCATGACGTTGGTGACACTTCGGGGCGTGTGAGGAGGCCTCCTGGCTTGATGGAGCTGTCTAGTTCTGCCACTGCCAGGAGGCCTCGATGTCCCACGCTAATGCTCGTCTGACGGTTCACGGGAGGGTTCTCCTCGTGCGGCGGGTGGTCGAGGATCGTCGGCCGGTCTCGCATGTCGCGCGCGAACTCGGTGTGTCGCGTCAGTGCGCGCATCGGTGGGTGAATCGGTTCCGGTCCGAGGGCTTCGAAGGCTTGTCGGACCGGTCCTCGAGGCCGAGACGGGTGCCGACGAGGACGAGCCCGGAACGAGAACGAGCCGTCGTGGAAGCGAGGACCCGATTGCGATCAGGTCCTGCCCGGTTGGCGCCGGTGACCGGTGTTCCAGCCCGCACGATCTCCCGCATCCTGCGGCGGCACGGGGCACCGCCGTTGGCATGGTTGGACCCCGTCACCGGGGCCGTGATCCGGGCATCCCGGTCGATGGCAAACCGGTACGAGCATGAGCATCCCGGCGACCTGATCCACGTCGACGTGAAGAAGCTCGGCCGGATCCCGGACGGCGGCGGCTGGCGGGCGCATGGCCGCAGCGAACAGGTTCGTGGTCGTGGGATCGGGTTCGATTACGTCCACGCCGTGGTCGATGACCACACCCGCCTCGCCTACGCGGAGATCCACCCGGACGAGAAGGGCGTGACCGCGGCAGGGTTCCTGAC from Clavibacter michiganensis subsp. insidiosus harbors:
- a CDS encoding lipopolysaccharide biosynthesis protein codes for the protein MPASPASAPGPETPPAATQGLGARAARGAIVTIGAQLVRILIQVASVVVLARLLTPTDYGLLAMVLAIIGVGEIFRDFGLSNAAIQARDLSRTQRDNLWWINAGIGLVLAALVFCAAWPLAAVFGHDELIPIAHALSLTFVFNGLATQYRASLTRSLRFRALATADVTAPAVALLVAIVGALLGWGYWALVAQQLTQTLVLLGLAVGFARWIPRLPRRGEPMGPLLRFGWNMVSSQMVGYVSNNIDTFLVGLRFGAGSLGIYNRAFQLLMTPLAQIRSPLTTVAIPVLSRLADEQRRFADYVARGQLALGYTLGAGLGLVAATAAPITAVFLGPQWDSVAPILRLLAIAGIFDTLAFVGYWVYVSRGLTGDLFRFSLLSAVIKVTCILVGSSFGIVGIAAGYAAAPAICWPISLWWLSRKAPIPTRRLYMGALRIIGVVGTVSVATGALLALVDTGSDVLQLLAGVGTTAVLYALAVALVPAVRRDVRGVLDLARVLPKARRGSGSAPTPAPAAADAADAPADPARAVEPTGARVTS
- a CDS encoding IS481-like element IS1122 family transposase, encoding MSHANARLTVHGRVLLVRRVVEDRRPVSHVARELGVSRQCAHRWVNRFRSEGFEGLSDRSSRPRRVPTRTSPERERAVVEARTRLRSGPARLAPVTGVPARTISRILRRHGAPPLAWLDPVTGAVIRASRSMANRYEHEHPGDLIHVDVKKLGRIPDGGGWRAHGRSEQVRGRGIGFDYVHAVVDDHTRLAYAEIHPDEKGVTAAGFLTRAAAYFAEHGITRIERVLTDNAFAYRHSAAFQNAVTQLGARQKFIRPHCPWQNGKVERFNRTLATEWAYRQPFTSNQARTDALDPWIQHYNTERIHSSHGLTPAARVSPT
- a CDS encoding glycosyl transferase is translated as MTVPARPPGRDLVVLQSSQAPRPTTNPYIVMLGRALAATPGVRPLHFSWRTALTRRYDVFHVHWPEILVDGHSPLKKAVRQALTVVLLAKLTLGRIPIVRTVHNLERPQGISRRESLLLALLERMTTLRVRVNPITEIPADQPHATILHGHYRDWFRDEPRADSVPGRLGYVGLVRRYKGVEQLVAAFRGAGDAGADLSLRIGGNPSSEELAGTIRALAGGDDRIRLDLRFQSDAELVDIVTSSELVVLPYRFMHNSGGALAALSLDRPVLVPDNAVNRALAEEVGPGWIHLFDGDLTPEELLRATEAVRTDARASSPDLAGRDWDRAGTAHASAYRRALRIRRGVERG